In Helianthus annuus cultivar XRQ/B chromosome 3, HanXRQr2.0-SUNRISE, whole genome shotgun sequence, a single window of DNA contains:
- the LOC110928784 gene encoding costunolide synthase, producing the protein MEPLIIFTLIACSLVFLFTAYWALLNFKTTKNLPPGPPKLPIIGNIHQLKGGVPHRVLRSLARKYGPIMYLQLGQVPTVVISTPKLAQEIFKTNDVVFSDRPTTIASQILFYKAQDIAWAPYGSYWRQMRKICTLELLSAKRVRSYSFIRDEEIMHMRKSLKSSAGRPLVLRDVLVQLVNDVICRATVGDICKDRSTLIDVLFDIMRAVTSFNMASNYPRLQFLNVISGKQAKWLKRQKQLDIILEDILEDHKNNRRRGDNDQEDLVDVLLRIKEKGDLDQPITNDNIKGVILDMLIGGTSTSSMTLEWAMVELMRKPEILRKAQTEVRATAKGNTIADTDIQNMLYLKMIIKETFRLHGPPILVPRVSRKDCMVDRYNIPVNTRILINAWACGTDPDSWENPDSFVPERFENSSISYMGSDFELLPFGGGRRICPGIAFGVGIIENALANLLFHFDWELPNGLKPHEIDMTEAMVLSNLPKIPLQVVPIPLSQQK; encoded by the exons ATGGAACCTCTTATCATTTTCACCCTCATCGCATGTTCACTAGTTTTCTTATTCACGGCCTATTGGGCACTCTTAAATTTCAAGACAACAAAAAACTTGCCACCAGGACCACCAAAACTTCCCATAATTGGAAACATACACCAACTCAAAGGTGGAGTACCACATCGAGTGCTTAGAAGCTTGGCCAGAAAATATGGCCCCATCATGTATCTACAGCTCGGACAAGTGCCAACAGTCGTTATCTCCACACCAAAACTAGCTCAAGAGATTTTCAAGACAAACGATGTCGTCTTTTCTGACAGACCCACTACCATAGCATCccaaatattgttttataaagcTCAAGACATTGCATGGGCTCCTTACGGGAGTTACTGGAGACAGATGAGAAAGATTTGTACGTTGGAGCTTCTTAGCGCCAAGAGAGTCCGATCGTATAGCTTTATCCGGGACGAAGAAATCATGCATATGCGTAAATCTCTCAAATCATCAGCAGGAAGACCTTTGGTATTAAGGGATGTTCTGGTACAGCTGGTGAATGATGTGATTTGCAGGGCTACGGTTGGAGATATCTGCAAAGACCGATCCACACTTATAGATGTACTATTTGATATTATGAGAGCTGTGACTTCGTTCAATATGGCATCAAATTACCCTAGACTGCAATTCCTTAATGTTATTTCGGGGAAGCAAGCTAAGTGGTTGAAGAGGCAGAAACAACTTGATATTATCTTGGAAGACATCTTGGAGGACCACAAAAATAATAGACGACGAGGTGACAATGACCAAGAAGATCTAGTTGATGTTCTACTAAGGATTAAAGAGAAGGGTGATCTGGATCAGCCCATCAcaaacgataacatcaaaggcGTCATTCTG GACATGCTAATAGGTGGAACCAGTACCTCTTCAATGACACTTGAATGGGCGATGGTCGAACTAATGAGGAAGCCGGAGATCCTGAGGAAAGCGCAAACGGAAGTAAGAGCAACAGCGAAGGGAAATACTATTGCAGACACTGACATTCAAAATATGCTTTACTTGAAGATGATTATAAAGGAAACATTTAGGCTACACGGTCCTCCAATTTTGGTTCCTAGAGTAAGCAGAAAGGATTGTATGGTTGACAGATATAACATTCCAGTGAACACCAGGATACTTATAAATGCATGGGCATGCGGAACGGATCCCGACAGTTGGGAGAATCCTGATAGCTTTGTGCCGGAGAGATTTGAAAACAGTTCGATCAGTTACATGGGTTCTGACTTTGAGCTCCTTCCATTTGGAGGTGGCAGGAGAATATGCCCTGGTATTGCTTTCGGAGTTGGTATAATTGAAAACGCACTTGCTAATTTGCTGTTTCATTTCGACTGGGAGCTTCCAAATGGATTGAAACCCCATGAGATTGATATGACAGAAGCTATGGTGCTTTCCAATTTACCTAAAATTCCCTTGCAGGTTGTCCCTATCCCTTTGTcgcaacaaaaataa